In Microbacterium binotii, one DNA window encodes the following:
- the sucC gene encoding ADP-forming succinate--CoA ligase subunit beta → MDLYEYQARDLFEKYEVPVLAGIVADTPEEVKAAAEKLGGVVVVKAQVKTGGRGKAGGVKVAKTPDEAYEAAKAILGLDIKGHVVKRVMVAAGASIEKEFYFSVLLDRSNRSYLSLASVEGGMEIEQLAVEKPEALARIEVNALTGIDKTKALEIARAANFPEELVEKVADVFVKLYAVYTGEGATLVEVNPLILDGGGNIIALDGKVTLDDNATEVRHPEHEELEDKDAADPLEAKAKAAGLNYVKLDGQVGIIGNGAGLVMSTLDVVAYAGENHGGVKPANFLDIGGGASATVMAAGLDVILGDPQVKSVFVNVFGGITSCVAVAEGIVKALEILGDTATKPLVVRLDGNQVEEGRAILAAANNPLVTLAAGMDEGADKAAELAAA, encoded by the coding sequence GTGGATCTGTACGAGTACCAGGCACGAGACCTTTTCGAGAAGTACGAGGTGCCGGTGCTCGCCGGCATCGTCGCGGACACCCCCGAGGAGGTGAAGGCGGCAGCCGAGAAGCTCGGCGGCGTCGTGGTGGTCAAGGCGCAGGTCAAGACGGGCGGTCGCGGCAAGGCGGGCGGTGTCAAGGTCGCGAAGACCCCCGACGAGGCGTACGAGGCTGCCAAGGCCATCCTCGGCCTCGACATCAAGGGCCACGTCGTCAAGCGCGTCATGGTCGCCGCGGGCGCATCCATCGAGAAGGAGTTCTACTTCTCGGTCCTGCTCGACCGCTCCAACCGTTCCTACCTGTCGCTGGCCAGCGTCGAGGGCGGCATGGAGATCGAGCAGCTCGCCGTCGAGAAGCCCGAGGCTCTCGCGCGCATCGAGGTCAACGCGCTCACCGGCATCGACAAGACCAAGGCCCTCGAGATCGCCCGCGCGGCGAACTTCCCCGAGGAGCTCGTCGAGAAGGTCGCTGACGTCTTCGTCAAGCTCTACGCCGTCTACACGGGCGAGGGCGCGACCCTCGTCGAGGTGAACCCCCTCATCCTCGACGGAGGCGGCAACATCATCGCCCTCGACGGCAAGGTCACCCTCGACGACAACGCGACCGAGGTGCGCCACCCCGAGCACGAAGAGCTCGAGGACAAGGATGCGGCAGACCCGCTCGAGGCAAAGGCCAAGGCTGCGGGCCTCAACTACGTCAAGCTCGACGGCCAAGTGGGCATCATCGGCAACGGAGCGGGTCTCGTCATGTCCACGCTCGATGTCGTCGCCTACGCGGGCGAGAACCACGGCGGCGTGAAGCCCGCGAACTTCCTCGACATCGGCGGCGGCGCCTCCGCCACCGTCATGGCGGCGGGCCTGGACGTCATCCTCGGCGACCCGCAGGTCAAGAGCGTCTTCGTCAACGTCTTCGGCGGCATCACCTCGTGCGTCGCCGTGGCGGAGGGCATCGTCAAGGCGCTCGAGATCCTCGGCGACACCGCGACCAAGCCGCTCGTCGTGCGCCTGGACGGCAACCAGGTCGAAGAGGGCCGCGCGATCCTCGCCGCGGCGAACAACCCGCTGGTGACCCTCGCCGCAGGCATGGACGAGGGCGCCGACAAGGCCGCCGAGCTGGCCGCCGCCTGA
- a CDS encoding nitroreductase family deazaflavin-dependent oxidoreductase: MPLTGEYKPSTSEWARSQAELYEATNGAEGGELRGVPIIVLTTVGAKSGGLRKTALMRVEHDGDYLVVASKGGAPEEPAWGNNIRKHPHVELQDGAVKRDYTARELEGDERELWWERAVAVWPDYAVYQTKTDRQIAIFVLEPREA, translated from the coding sequence ATGCCGCTGACAGGGGAGTACAAGCCGAGCACGTCCGAGTGGGCCCGGTCGCAAGCCGAGCTCTACGAAGCCACCAACGGTGCCGAGGGCGGTGAGCTGCGCGGTGTTCCGATCATCGTGCTGACCACTGTCGGAGCCAAGAGCGGTGGCCTGCGCAAGACTGCGCTCATGCGCGTCGAGCACGACGGGGACTACCTCGTCGTGGCCTCCAAGGGCGGAGCGCCCGAGGAGCCCGCCTGGGGAAACAACATCCGCAAGCATCCGCACGTCGAGCTGCAGGACGGCGCCGTCAAGCGCGACTACACCGCGCGCGAGCTCGAGGGCGACGAACGCGAGCTGTGGTGGGAACGCGCGGTGGCCGTGTGGCCCGACTACGCCGTCTACCAGACCAAGACCGACCGTCAGATCGCGATCTTCGTGCTGGAGCCGCGCGAGGCCTGA
- a CDS encoding FAD-dependent oxidoreductase yields MESLWKQHARTVPATPFVPGEREIVVVGAGITGLATALLLAESGREVVVLEAREVAGLATGANTGKVSLLQGTQLSALRSHHSPSLVRAYVQANQDGQLWLRSFADRVGLPYEARSAFTYAQHDAGRARVREEFEAAREAGLPVRWAAADELDLPFPARFAVALDGQLGMDPDAAAHALASAFLAAGGTLHTGVRATGVSTSGRPTVHTARGDMTAESVVLATGAAVLDRGLYFAKVSAMRSYAVAFAVPEEVALPEGMFLSADAPSRSVRTVSERDGRWEQTRLIVGGGGHPVGRAASERARIAELIAWTRRHVPEAVPTHRWSAQDYTSHNLIPFVGVMPRTGGRVRFATGYAKWGLTNGPAAALRIAAEIEGVGENERADWMRRLGTRITVPADLATGAAENAKVGGQAVQGWVGALRHPPRIPSEGKGVVGADAGRPVGVSRVDGEVRAVSAVCPHLGGVLKWNDAECTWDCPLHASRFSPDGRRIEGPALSDLRRLRPPSSAQA; encoded by the coding sequence ATGGAGTCCCTCTGGAAGCAGCACGCTCGCACCGTCCCCGCGACGCCGTTCGTCCCCGGTGAACGCGAGATCGTCGTGGTGGGAGCGGGCATCACCGGGCTCGCGACGGCGCTGCTGCTCGCCGAGTCCGGGCGCGAGGTCGTGGTGCTCGAGGCGCGCGAGGTCGCCGGGCTCGCGACGGGCGCGAACACGGGCAAGGTGTCGCTGCTGCAAGGGACGCAACTGTCCGCGCTGCGCTCCCACCACTCGCCCTCCCTGGTGCGCGCGTACGTGCAGGCGAACCAGGACGGGCAGCTCTGGCTGCGATCGTTCGCCGATCGCGTGGGCCTGCCGTACGAGGCGCGCAGCGCCTTCACGTACGCACAGCACGACGCCGGCCGTGCCCGGGTTCGCGAGGAGTTCGAGGCCGCCCGGGAGGCCGGGTTGCCGGTTCGGTGGGCCGCGGCTGATGAGCTCGACCTGCCGTTCCCGGCCCGCTTCGCCGTCGCGTTGGACGGCCAGCTGGGGATGGATCCGGATGCGGCCGCGCATGCCCTTGCGTCGGCCTTCCTCGCCGCGGGCGGCACGCTGCACACCGGCGTGCGGGCGACGGGGGTCTCGACATCGGGGAGGCCGACGGTGCACACGGCCCGCGGTGACATGACGGCGGAGAGCGTCGTGCTGGCGACGGGTGCGGCGGTGCTCGATCGCGGGCTGTACTTCGCCAAGGTGTCGGCGATGCGCTCGTACGCCGTGGCCTTCGCCGTGCCGGAGGAGGTGGCCCTCCCGGAGGGCATGTTCCTCTCCGCGGACGCCCCCAGCAGATCGGTGCGCACCGTGTCCGAGCGCGATGGTCGGTGGGAGCAGACGCGGCTCATCGTCGGCGGCGGCGGACACCCCGTCGGGCGCGCCGCATCCGAACGCGCGCGCATCGCGGAGCTGATCGCCTGGACGCGGCGTCACGTGCCGGAGGCGGTGCCGACCCACCGCTGGTCGGCACAGGACTACACCTCCCACAACCTGATCCCGTTCGTCGGCGTCATGCCTCGCACCGGCGGCAGGGTGCGCTTCGCCACGGGTTACGCGAAGTGGGGTCTCACCAATGGCCCTGCCGCCGCTCTGCGGATCGCGGCGGAGATCGAGGGTGTCGGCGAGAACGAGCGCGCCGACTGGATGCGCAGGCTCGGCACCCGCATCACCGTGCCGGCTGACCTCGCCACAGGTGCGGCGGAGAACGCCAAGGTCGGCGGGCAGGCGGTCCAGGGCTGGGTCGGAGCGCTCCGGCATCCGCCCCGCATCCCCTCGGAGGGGAAGGGCGTCGTCGGTGCGGATGCGGGACGCCCCGTCGGTGTCTCGAGGGTCGACGGCGAGGTCCGCGCGGTCTCGGCGGTCTGCCCGCATCTGGGAGGCGTGCTGAAGTGGAACGACGCGGAGTGCACGTGGGACTGCCCGCTGCACGCCTCGCGCTTCTCGCCCGACGGGCGCCGGATCGAGGGTCCCGCGCTGTCGGATCTGCGGCGATTGCGGCCGCCGTCGTCTGCACAAGCGTGA
- a CDS encoding NCS2 family permease, whose amino-acid sequence MHHPRTTSVSSTSPGRLDRFFGITARGATVGGEIRGGVVTFVAMAYIVLLNPIILSGGTDVAGDTLGFAQVAATTALTAGAMTILFGLVARLPFAFAAGLGINSFLAVSVVGEVTWPEAMGLVLINGLLIVLLAVTGLRRLIFDAVPMALKTAITVGIGLFIAFIGFVDGGLVQSTGLASPPVGLGVNGSIATVPTLLFVLTLVTIAILLARKVKGAILIGLAGGTVVAVIVEAIWHLGARADGNAGGWGLSVPEIPASIFSLPDLSLVGQVSFGAFDRIGVLAAAMLVFTLLFTNFFDAMGTMTGLSREANLADERGNFPRLRSALVVEGIGAVAGGLTSSSSNTVFIESGTGIGEGARTGLANLVTGGLFLLAMFVTPLTTIVPSEVASAALVAVGALMMSQIRHVDLTDVSVLIPVFLTITVMPLTYSIANGIGAGFVSWVVIRSLSGHARRISPLLWIVAAGFVVFFVRGPIEAALGG is encoded by the coding sequence GTGCACCACCCCCGTACCACCAGCGTCTCGTCCACCTCCCCCGGCCGTCTCGACCGCTTCTTCGGCATCACGGCGCGCGGCGCCACCGTCGGCGGCGAGATCCGCGGCGGCGTCGTCACCTTCGTGGCGATGGCCTACATCGTCCTGCTGAACCCGATCATCCTGTCCGGCGGAACGGATGTGGCAGGCGACACCCTCGGCTTCGCCCAGGTCGCGGCGACCACCGCGCTCACCGCCGGCGCGATGACGATCCTCTTCGGCCTCGTCGCCCGGTTGCCCTTCGCGTTCGCGGCGGGCCTCGGCATCAACTCGTTCCTCGCCGTCAGCGTGGTGGGCGAGGTCACCTGGCCCGAGGCCATGGGTCTGGTGCTCATCAACGGCCTCCTGATCGTGCTGCTGGCCGTGACCGGCCTGCGACGGCTCATCTTCGATGCCGTGCCGATGGCGCTGAAGACCGCCATCACGGTCGGCATCGGTCTGTTCATCGCCTTCATCGGCTTCGTCGACGGCGGACTCGTGCAGAGCACGGGCCTCGCGTCGCCTCCCGTGGGCCTCGGCGTGAACGGCTCGATCGCCACCGTCCCGACGCTCCTGTTCGTGCTCACGCTCGTCACCATCGCGATCCTTCTCGCCCGCAAGGTCAAGGGCGCGATCCTCATCGGTCTCGCGGGCGGCACCGTCGTCGCGGTCATCGTCGAGGCGATCTGGCACCTCGGCGCCCGCGCCGACGGCAACGCCGGCGGATGGGGGCTCAGCGTGCCCGAGATCCCGGCATCTATCTTCAGCCTGCCCGACCTCAGCCTCGTGGGTCAGGTCAGCTTCGGTGCCTTCGACCGCATCGGAGTGCTTGCGGCCGCGATGCTCGTGTTCACCCTGCTGTTCACGAACTTCTTCGACGCGATGGGAACGATGACGGGCCTCTCGCGCGAGGCGAACCTCGCCGATGAGCGAGGCAACTTCCCGCGCCTGCGCTCCGCGCTCGTGGTCGAGGGCATCGGCGCCGTCGCGGGCGGACTGACCTCGTCGTCCTCCAACACGGTGTTCATCGAGTCCGGCACCGGCATCGGCGAGGGCGCCCGCACGGGCCTCGCGAACCTCGTGACCGGTGGGCTCTTCCTGCTGGCCATGTTCGTGACGCCCTTGACCACGATCGTGCCGAGCGAGGTCGCGTCGGCCGCCCTGGTCGCCGTGGGCGCACTCATGATGAGTCAGATCCGCCACGTCGATCTCACCGACGTCTCGGTGCTGATCCCGGTGTTCCTGACGATCACGGTCATGCCGCTGACGTACTCGATCGCCAACGGCATCGGTGCGGGCTTCGTCAGCTGGGTCGTCATCCGCTCGCTGTCGGGCCACGCCCGCCGCATCAGCCCGCTGCTGTGGATCGTCGCCGCCGGCTTCGTCGTGTTCTTCGTACGCGGACCGATCGAGGCGGCCCTCGGCGGCTGA
- the sucD gene encoding succinate--CoA ligase subunit alpha — protein sequence MSIYLNKDSKVIVQGITGGEGTKHTALMLKAGTQVVGGVNARKAGTTVSHTDKDGNPVELPVFASVAEAIEATGADVSIAFVPPAFTKDAMIEAIDSEIPLLVVITEGVPVGDSAEAWAYAIEKGNKTRIIGPNCPGIITPGESLVGITPANITGKGPIGLVSKSGTLTYQMMFELRDLGFSTAIGIGGDPIIGTTHIDALEAFEADPETKAIVMIGEIGGDAEERAADYIRANVTKPVVGYVAGFTAPEGKTMGHAGAIVSGSAGTAQAKKEALEAAGVKVGKTPSETAALMREIIQAL from the coding sequence ATGTCGATCTACCTCAACAAGGACTCCAAGGTCATCGTCCAGGGCATCACCGGCGGCGAGGGCACCAAGCACACCGCTCTGATGCTGAAGGCGGGCACCCAGGTCGTCGGCGGCGTCAACGCACGCAAGGCCGGCACGACCGTTTCGCACACCGACAAGGACGGCAACCCCGTCGAGCTGCCGGTCTTCGCGAGCGTCGCCGAGGCCATCGAGGCCACGGGCGCCGACGTCTCCATCGCCTTCGTGCCGCCGGCGTTCACGAAGGACGCCATGATCGAAGCCATCGACAGCGAGATCCCGCTGCTCGTGGTCATCACCGAGGGTGTGCCGGTCGGAGACTCCGCCGAAGCATGGGCCTACGCGATCGAGAAGGGCAACAAGACCCGCATCATCGGCCCGAACTGCCCCGGCATCATCACCCCCGGTGAGTCGCTCGTGGGCATCACGCCCGCCAACATCACCGGCAAGGGCCCGATCGGTCTCGTGTCGAAGTCGGGCACGCTGACCTACCAGATGATGTTCGAGCTGCGCGACCTGGGCTTCTCGACCGCCATCGGCATCGGCGGCGACCCGATCATCGGCACGACCCACATCGACGCGCTCGAGGCGTTCGAGGCCGACCCCGAGACCAAGGCGATCGTGATGATCGGCGAGATCGGCGGCGACGCCGAGGAGCGCGCCGCCGACTACATCCGCGCGAACGTCACGAAGCCCGTCGTCGGCTACGTCGCAGGCTTCACGGCGCCCGAGGGCAAGACCATGGGCCACGCGGGCGCCATCGTCTCGGGCTCCGCGGGCACCGCGCAGGCCAAGAAGGAAGCGCTCGAGGCCGCGGGCGTGAAGGTCGGCAAGACGCCGTCCGAGACCGCCGCCCTCATGCGCGAGATCATCCAGGCTCTGTAA